In Sinorhizobium numidicum, the following proteins share a genomic window:
- a CDS encoding hybrid sensor histidine kinase/response regulator: MAARQRIIPVRREYNRWVANQTLEDYALRFTAKSARRFSSERISQTAIGAISFLALEAIGGAITMSYGTTNAIVAILVASVMILLVGLPISRYAIRHGVDIDLLTRGASFGYIGSTITSLIYASFTFILFAIEASIMSGALELALGIPLWIGYIVSAVVVIPLVTHGVRLISKFQLMTQPFWIVLNILPFAFIALADWEKVGLWLAYAGIHHASGPTGTIAPFDLVEFGAASAVIFALMAQIGEQVDFLRFLPPDGQRKLHHRIAIFLAGSGWVIVGAPKLLAGSFLVVLALSAGVPSTRAADPAQMYYTAFGYIFPSDTAALLLMAAFVVVSQLKINVMNAYAGSLAWSNFFSRLTHSHPGRVIWLVFNVAIALLLMELGIYRLLEETLGIFSIIAMAWLCTISADLFVNKPLGLSPPGIEFKRAHLYDINPVGLGTMGVSAILALTAHFGAMGAIAASLAPYIALVAAFIASPLIAWWTEGKFYLARKPRKSWFRQSEITCSICEHPFEPEDMAWCPAYAAPICSLCCSLDSRCHDMCKPKARLNTQIATVAKTLLPEAITTKLATRLGRYAISAVLSITGIGIILAMIAHQTTAASPETAAVVERTVAIVFFVFAIFAGIVSWFYVLAHDSRVVAEEESSRQNTLLLKEIAAHKRTDAALQNAKEAAEAANRAKSRYVVGLSHELRTPLNAVLGYAQILERDETIPPSRQGAIKVIKRSADHLSGLIDGLLDISKIEAGKLQVYSNEINIHDFLDQIVDMFRPQAQAKGLAFEHNRAPSLPQYVRTDEKRLRQILVNLLSNALKFTEQGCIRFDIAYRSQVATFTIEDSGRGISDKDLPRIFDPFQRGAAEHRMPGLGLGLTITRLLTQTLGGEISVTSEKDKGTAFKVRLMLSAVDRPAAINDPVRRIKSYKGPRRTIVVVDDNEDHRDLMREVLVPLEFVVLTAASGAECLALLEASRPDLFLIDISMPGMNGWELVTKLRESGQTAPAIILSANIGDGSAAGATGHSDTLAKPFGVRQLADKLAIHLGLEWIHEGDVKGASANNDPVTSPGNHHVEELIRLGEIGYVRGIESKLTEIALKPENQAFAEAVRAYVRAFDLTGYDAFLKGLAAEEASTRV, encoded by the coding sequence ATGGCGGCACGCCAGCGCATCATTCCCGTCAGGCGAGAATACAATCGCTGGGTCGCCAACCAGACGCTCGAAGACTATGCCTTGCGCTTCACCGCAAAAAGCGCGCGGCGCTTTTCCTCCGAGCGCATCTCGCAGACCGCGATCGGCGCGATCTCCTTCCTGGCGCTGGAAGCGATCGGTGGCGCCATCACCATGTCCTACGGCACGACCAATGCGATCGTCGCCATCCTCGTCGCCAGCGTGATGATCCTTCTCGTCGGCCTGCCGATCAGCCGCTATGCCATCCGCCACGGCGTCGATATCGACCTTCTGACGCGCGGTGCCAGCTTCGGCTATATCGGCTCGACGATCACGTCGCTGATCTATGCGAGCTTCACCTTCATCCTCTTCGCGATCGAAGCGTCGATCATGTCCGGCGCGCTGGAACTCGCGCTCGGCATACCGCTTTGGATCGGCTACATCGTCAGCGCCGTCGTGGTGATTCCGCTGGTAACGCACGGCGTGCGGCTGATCAGCAAGTTCCAACTGATGACGCAACCCTTCTGGATCGTCCTCAACATCCTGCCCTTCGCCTTTATTGCGCTTGCCGATTGGGAAAAGGTCGGGCTCTGGCTCGCCTATGCAGGCATCCACCATGCCTCCGGCCCCACAGGCACGATTGCTCCCTTCGATCTCGTCGAGTTCGGCGCGGCTTCCGCGGTGATCTTCGCGCTGATGGCACAGATCGGCGAACAGGTGGACTTCCTCCGCTTCCTGCCGCCAGACGGCCAACGCAAGCTCCACCACCGCATTGCCATCTTTTTGGCCGGATCCGGATGGGTGATCGTCGGCGCACCGAAGCTGCTTGCCGGCTCCTTTCTCGTCGTGCTGGCGCTCAGCGCCGGCGTGCCTTCAACCAGGGCCGCCGATCCGGCGCAGATGTACTACACCGCCTTCGGCTACATCTTTCCGTCGGACACAGCCGCTCTGCTCCTGATGGCCGCCTTCGTCGTCGTCTCGCAGTTGAAGATCAACGTGATGAACGCCTATGCCGGGTCGCTCGCGTGGTCGAACTTTTTCTCGCGGCTGACGCACAGCCATCCCGGCCGCGTCATCTGGCTGGTCTTCAACGTGGCGATCGCCCTCCTCCTGATGGAGCTTGGCATCTATCGCCTGCTTGAGGAGACGCTCGGCATCTTCTCGATCATCGCCATGGCCTGGCTCTGCACGATCTCCGCCGACCTCTTCGTCAACAAGCCGCTCGGCCTGTCGCCGCCGGGCATCGAGTTCAAGCGCGCCCATCTCTACGACATCAATCCTGTCGGCCTCGGCACCATGGGCGTATCGGCAATCCTGGCGCTTACCGCGCATTTCGGCGCCATGGGTGCCATTGCCGCCTCGCTCGCGCCCTATATCGCGCTCGTTGCGGCCTTCATCGCCTCGCCGCTGATTGCCTGGTGGACGGAGGGAAAATTCTATCTGGCGCGCAAACCGCGCAAGAGCTGGTTTCGTCAAAGTGAGATTACCTGCTCCATCTGCGAGCACCCATTCGAGCCGGAAGACATGGCCTGGTGCCCGGCCTACGCCGCGCCGATCTGCTCGCTCTGCTGTTCGCTCGACAGCCGCTGTCACGATATGTGCAAGCCGAAGGCGCGGCTGAACACGCAGATTGCCACGGTCGCCAAGACGTTGCTGCCTGAAGCAATTACAACGAAGCTCGCAACCAGGCTCGGGCGCTATGCAATTTCAGCGGTCCTGTCGATCACCGGCATCGGCATCATCCTCGCGATGATCGCGCATCAGACGACCGCCGCTTCGCCGGAGACCGCCGCCGTCGTCGAGCGGACGGTCGCAATCGTCTTCTTCGTCTTCGCCATCTTCGCCGGGATCGTCTCATGGTTCTACGTGCTCGCTCATGACAGCCGAGTCGTCGCCGAGGAAGAATCCTCCCGCCAAAACACACTGCTGCTCAAAGAGATTGCCGCTCACAAGCGGACGGATGCAGCCTTGCAGAACGCCAAGGAGGCGGCGGAAGCGGCCAACCGCGCAAAGAGCCGCTATGTCGTCGGCCTCAGCCACGAATTGCGAACGCCGCTCAACGCCGTGCTCGGCTACGCGCAGATCCTAGAGCGAGACGAGACGATTCCGCCCTCCCGGCAAGGCGCCATCAAGGTGATCAAGCGCAGTGCCGATCACCTCTCCGGGCTGATCGACGGGCTGCTCGACATTTCCAAGATCGAGGCCGGTAAGCTGCAGGTCTATTCCAACGAGATCAACATTCACGATTTCCTCGATCAGATCGTCGACATGTTCCGGCCGCAGGCGCAGGCCAAGGGGCTCGCCTTCGAGCACAACCGCGCGCCATCGCTGCCGCAATATGTGCGCACCGACGAGAAGCGGCTTCGGCAGATCCTCGTGAACCTGCTCTCGAACGCGCTGAAATTCACTGAGCAGGGCTGCATCCGTTTCGACATCGCCTATCGCAGTCAGGTGGCGACCTTCACCATCGAAGACAGCGGCCGCGGCATCAGCGACAAGGATCTGCCGCGGATCTTCGACCCGTTTCAGCGCGGCGCGGCGGAGCATCGTATGCCTGGGCTCGGCCTCGGCTTGACCATCACACGTCTGCTGACGCAGACGCTCGGCGGTGAAATCTCCGTTACCAGCGAAAAGGATAAGGGCACCGCCTTCAAGGTCCGGTTGATGCTCTCGGCAGTCGACCGGCCGGCGGCGATCAATGACCCGGTGCGAAGGATCAAATCCTACAAGGGGCCGCGCCGTACCATTGTCGTGGTGGACGACAACGAAGACCACCGAGATCTCATGCGCGAGGTGTTGGTACCGCTCGAGTTCGTCGTGCTGACGGCGGCAAGCGGCGCGGAATGCCTGGCGCTGCTCGAAGCTAGCCGGCCCGACTTGTTCCTGATCGACATCTCCATGCCGGGGATGAACGGCTGGGAGCTGGTTACAAAGCTCAGGGAAAGCGGCCAAACCGCGCCGGCGATCATATTGTCGGCCAATATCGGCGACGGGTCTGCGGCGGGGGCGACCGGCCACAGCGACACGCTCGCCAAGCCTTTCGGCGTGCGCCAGCTTGCGGACAAGCTGGCGATTCATCTCGGTCTCGAATGGATCCATGAAGGCGACGTCAAAGGCGCCAGCGCCAATAACGACCCTGTAACCAGTCCTGGAAATCACCACGTCGAAGAATTGATCCGGCTCGGCGAAATCGGCTACGTCAGAGGCATCGAGTCGAAGCTGACGGAGATTGCCCTGAAACCGGAGAACCAGGCCTTCGCTGAAGCCGTGCGCGCCTATGTCCGGGCCTTCGACCTTACGGGCTACGACGCCTTCCTCAAAGGGCTGGCAGCAGAGGAGGCGAGTACCCGTGTCTGA
- the urtA gene encoding urea ABC transporter substrate-binding protein, translated as MNIRTSVSGAFLAAVLSTTAFNGVFAADDTIKVGILHSLSGTMAISETTLKDAMLMLIDEQNKKGGLLGKKLEAVVVDPASDWPLFAEKARELVSADKVSAVFGCWTSVSRKSVLPVFEELNSILFYPVQYEGEESQRNVFYTGAAPNQQAIPAVDYLMENEEVERWVLAGTDYVYPRTTNKILEAYLISKGVKPEDIMINYTPFGHSDWQTIVSDVKKFGSAGKKTAVVSTVNGDANVPFYKELANQGIKAEDIPVVAFSVGEEELAGLDTGPLVGHLAAWNYFQSVDNPANAEFIKTWKAYTKNDKRVTNDPMEAHYIGFNMWLKAVEKAGTTDTDAVLDAMVGISVPNLSGGYSTMMPNHHITKPVLIGEIQADGQFETVWETPGLVVGDEWSDYLPDSKDLIADWRAPMSCGNFNVATGKCGGKGS; from the coding sequence ATGAATATCAGGACAAGCGTCAGCGGCGCATTCCTCGCTGCCGTCCTTTCGACGACGGCGTTCAACGGCGTCTTCGCCGCCGATGACACGATCAAGGTCGGCATTCTTCATTCGCTTTCCGGAACCATGGCGATCTCCGAGACGACGCTGAAAGACGCCATGCTCATGCTGATCGATGAGCAGAACAAAAAGGGCGGCCTGCTCGGCAAAAAGCTTGAAGCGGTCGTCGTCGACCCCGCCTCGGACTGGCCGCTCTTTGCCGAAAAGGCGCGCGAGCTGGTTTCCGCCGACAAGGTCTCGGCCGTTTTTGGCTGCTGGACGTCGGTTTCCCGCAAATCCGTACTGCCGGTTTTTGAGGAACTGAACTCGATCCTCTTCTATCCGGTCCAGTACGAGGGTGAGGAAAGCCAGCGCAACGTCTTCTACACGGGCGCCGCTCCGAACCAGCAGGCGATCCCTGCCGTCGATTATCTGATGGAAAACGAAGAGGTCGAGCGCTGGGTGCTCGCCGGCACCGACTACGTCTATCCGCGCACGACCAACAAGATCCTCGAGGCCTACCTGATCTCCAAGGGCGTCAAGCCCGAGGACATCATGATCAACTATACGCCTTTCGGCCATTCCGACTGGCAGACCATCGTCTCCGACGTCAAGAAGTTCGGCTCGGCCGGCAAGAAGACGGCGGTAGTCTCCACCGTCAACGGTGACGCCAACGTGCCCTTCTACAAAGAGCTCGCCAACCAGGGCATCAAGGCCGAGGACATTCCGGTCGTCGCCTTCTCCGTCGGCGAGGAAGAGCTTGCTGGCCTCGATACCGGCCCGCTGGTCGGCCATCTGGCGGCCTGGAACTATTTCCAGTCGGTCGACAATCCGGCGAATGCCGAGTTCATCAAGACCTGGAAGGCCTACACCAAGAACGACAAGCGGGTGACCAACGATCCGATGGAAGCCCACTATATCGGCTTCAACATGTGGCTGAAGGCTGTTGAAAAGGCGGGCACTACCGACACCGACGCGGTGCTCGACGCCATGGTCGGTATTTCGGTGCCGAACCTCTCGGGTGGCTATTCCACCATGATGCCGAATCACCACATCACCAAGCCGGTGCTCATCGGCGAAATCCAGGCGGATGGTCAGTTCGAGACGGTTTGGGAAACGCCCGGCCTCGTCGTCGGCGACGAATGGTCGGACTACCTGCCGGACTCGAAAGATCTGATCGCCGATTGGCGGGCGCCGATGTCCTGCGGCAACTTCAACGTCGCCACCGGAAAATGCGGCGGCAAGGGTTCATGA
- the urtB gene encoding urea ABC transporter permease subunit UrtB: MHRILQTVLVALFLFTVIPVAGLRAEEGLRELVNALGTAKLSDMDEHIGALAKNGDPKVLAILEALGEGDLYARRADGQVFLTEESGSALTLTDPVSGESAGEAPKVAFQKIKVNNSVRRAVRTALGSLTLLSPDRNARLKAVQSVLQSPSAEALGAIENALGSEKDAAVRALLEQARATTLLISDRPVEEKKKAIQTLKESGGRDALSILSAAIVSADESLKPDIEAALASIEQTQALWAAGQNVWYGLSLGSVLLLAAIGLAITFGVMGIINMAHGEMVMLGAYTTFLVQEVVRNSFPALFDWSLAIALPLAFLVTGAVGLVIERGVIRFLYGRPLETLLATWGISLILQQAVRTIFGPTNREVGNPSWMSGAFELGGLTVTWNRLWIIVFALAVFAALLFLLKKTPMGLQMRAVTQNRRMASSMGIRTPLVDALTFALGSGIAGMAGVALSQIDNVSPNLGQGYIIDSFMVVVFGGVGNLWGTLVGAFTLGILNKFIEPYAGAVLGKILVLVLIILFIQKRPRGLFALKGRAVEA, from the coding sequence ATGCACCGCATCCTGCAAACCGTACTTGTCGCCTTGTTTCTCTTCACCGTGATCCCGGTCGCAGGGCTTCGGGCCGAAGAAGGGCTGCGCGAACTGGTGAATGCGCTCGGGACAGCAAAATTGTCCGACATGGACGAGCACATCGGCGCATTGGCAAAAAACGGTGATCCGAAGGTCCTGGCAATCCTCGAAGCGCTCGGTGAAGGCGATCTCTATGCCCGCAGGGCCGACGGCCAGGTATTTCTGACGGAAGAAAGCGGATCGGCTCTGACGCTCACCGACCCGGTTTCCGGCGAAAGCGCCGGCGAAGCGCCGAAGGTGGCGTTTCAAAAGATCAAGGTGAACAACAGCGTACGCCGCGCCGTGCGAACGGCGCTCGGCAGCCTGACGCTGTTGAGCCCGGATCGCAACGCGCGCCTCAAAGCCGTGCAATCGGTTCTGCAATCGCCCAGTGCGGAAGCGCTCGGCGCGATCGAGAACGCCCTCGGCTCAGAGAAAGATGCTGCTGTCCGGGCGCTGCTCGAACAGGCGCGTGCCACGACGTTGCTCATCTCAGACCGGCCGGTCGAGGAGAAGAAAAAGGCGATTCAAACACTGAAGGAAAGTGGCGGGCGCGACGCGCTGTCCATTCTCTCGGCCGCCATCGTCTCCGCGGACGAGAGCTTGAAGCCGGATATCGAGGCGGCACTTGCGAGCATCGAGCAAACGCAGGCGCTCTGGGCCGCCGGACAGAACGTCTGGTACGGCCTGTCCCTCGGCTCGGTGCTGCTTCTCGCGGCGATCGGCCTTGCCATTACGTTCGGGGTTATGGGCATCATCAACATGGCGCACGGCGAAATGGTCATGCTCGGTGCTTATACGACCTTTCTGGTTCAGGAGGTCGTACGCAACTCCTTTCCGGCGCTTTTCGATTGGTCTCTGGCGATCGCCCTGCCGCTCGCCTTTCTCGTGACGGGGGCCGTCGGTCTGGTGATCGAACGGGGCGTTATCCGCTTCCTTTATGGCCGTCCGCTCGAGACGCTGCTCGCCACGTGGGGCATATCGCTGATCCTGCAGCAAGCGGTCCGCACGATCTTCGGCCCGACCAACCGCGAAGTCGGCAATCCGTCGTGGATGTCCGGCGCTTTTGAACTGGGCGGGCTGACGGTCACCTGGAACCGTCTCTGGATCATCGTCTTCGCGCTCGCCGTCTTTGCCGCCCTTCTCTTCCTGCTGAAGAAGACGCCGATGGGTCTCCAGATGCGAGCGGTGACGCAGAACCGGCGCATGGCTTCCTCCATGGGCATCCGCACACCCTTGGTCGACGCGCTGACCTTCGCGCTTGGCTCAGGCATTGCAGGCATGGCGGGCGTCGCGCTTTCGCAGATCGACAATGTCTCGCCGAACCTCGGTCAAGGCTACATCATCGATAGCTTCATGGTCGTCGTCTTCGGCGGTGTCGGCAATCTCTGGGGTACACTTGTGGGCGCTTTCACGCTCGGCATTCTCAACAAGTTCATCGAACCCTATGCCGGAGCCGTCCTCGGCAAGATCCTCGTTCTCGTGTTGATCATCCTCTTCATCCAGAAGCGGCCGCGCGGGCTGTTTGCACTCAAGGGTCGGGCGGTGGAAGCATGA
- the urtC gene encoding urea ABC transporter permease subunit UrtC codes for MITSFLIKSADRTIVVAVAILLGFALVIPALNLLTAPDDALHVPTYLVSLFGKYLTYALLALSLDLVWGFCGILSLGHAAFFALGGYAMGMYLMRQIGARGSYGNPLLPDFMVFLNWKELPWFWYGFDMFWFAALMVVLAPGLLAFVFGWFAFRSRVNGVYLSIITQAMTYALLLAFFRNDMGFGGNNGLTDFKDILGFNIHADGTRAALFAASALALAAALVIASGIVRSKFGKVLVALRDAESRTRFLGYRVEHMKLFAFTVSAMMAGVAGALYVPQVGIINPGEFEPGNSIEVVIWTAVGGRGTLIGPIIGAILVNGGKSIFTAAFPEFWLFALGGLFVLVTLFLPKGVVGTAQQYLSRRRAYREAARNDKEASLAAAEPIAAE; via the coding sequence ATGATCACCTCGTTTCTCATCAAATCTGCAGACCGAACCATCGTCGTCGCTGTGGCGATCCTGCTGGGGTTCGCGCTCGTCATTCCGGCGCTGAACCTGCTGACGGCGCCGGACGATGCTCTGCATGTGCCAACCTATCTGGTCTCACTTTTCGGCAAGTATCTGACCTATGCGCTTCTAGCGTTGTCGCTCGATCTCGTCTGGGGTTTCTGCGGTATCCTATCGCTCGGACACGCCGCCTTCTTCGCTCTCGGCGGTTACGCGATGGGCATGTACCTGATGCGCCAGATCGGCGCGCGCGGCTCCTACGGCAACCCGCTGCTGCCGGATTTCATGGTCTTCCTCAACTGGAAGGAACTCCCCTGGTTCTGGTACGGTTTCGACATGTTCTGGTTCGCGGCGCTGATGGTCGTGCTGGCGCCGGGGCTGCTCGCCTTCGTCTTCGGCTGGTTCGCTTTTCGTTCCCGCGTCAATGGCGTCTATCTGTCGATCATCACCCAGGCGATGACCTACGCACTGCTGCTCGCCTTCTTTCGTAACGACATGGGCTTCGGCGGCAACAACGGCCTGACGGATTTCAAGGATATTCTCGGGTTCAACATCCACGCGGACGGCACACGTGCGGCTCTCTTTGCAGCCTCCGCATTGGCACTTGCCGCCGCGCTGGTCATCGCATCCGGCATCGTGCGCTCGAAGTTCGGAAAGGTGCTGGTTGCGCTTCGCGACGCAGAAAGTCGCACCCGCTTCCTCGGTTACCGCGTCGAGCACATGAAGCTCTTCGCCTTCACCGTCTCGGCGATGATGGCCGGCGTCGCTGGCGCCCTCTATGTGCCGCAGGTCGGCATCATCAATCCCGGCGAGTTCGAACCCGGCAACTCGATCGAGGTGGTGATCTGGACGGCGGTTGGCGGTCGCGGCACGCTGATCGGCCCGATCATCGGCGCCATTCTCGTCAATGGCGGCAAGAGCATCTTCACCGCCGCGTTTCCGGAATTCTGGCTGTTCGCACTCGGCGGGCTGTTCGTGCTCGTCACACTCTTCCTGCCAAAGGGCGTCGTCGGCACCGCGCAGCAATATCTCAGCCGGCGCAGAGCCTATCGCGAGGCCGCCCGAAACGACAAAGAGGCGAGCCTTGCGGCTGCCGAACCGATAGCTGCGGAGTGA
- the urtD gene encoding urea ABC transporter ATP-binding protein UrtD encodes MTEKKPRSLLYLDGVSVSFDGFKALNSLSFVVEPGELRAIIGPNGAGKTTMMDIITGKTRPDEGDVFFKGDIDLTRKDEAEIAQLGIGRKFQKPTVFENHTVWDNLELALDRSRGVFATLFYRLTREDKVRIEEILATVRLTARRDDLAANLSHGQKQWLEIGMLLAQEPELLLVDEPVAGMTDAETAETAILLKEIAKTRSVVVVEHDMGFIRDLGVKVTCLAEGSVLAEGSIDFVSSDPKVIENYLGR; translated from the coding sequence ATGACCGAGAAGAAACCGAGAAGCCTGCTCTATCTCGATGGCGTTTCCGTCTCCTTCGACGGCTTCAAGGCGCTGAATTCGCTCTCCTTCGTGGTCGAGCCTGGGGAATTGCGCGCAATCATCGGCCCAAACGGCGCCGGCAAGACGACGATGATGGACATCATCACCGGCAAGACGCGGCCGGACGAAGGCGACGTGTTCTTCAAGGGAGACATAGACCTCACCCGAAAGGATGAGGCGGAAATCGCTCAGCTCGGCATCGGCCGCAAGTTTCAGAAGCCGACGGTTTTCGAGAACCATACGGTGTGGGACAACCTGGAGTTGGCGCTTGATCGCAGCCGCGGCGTCTTTGCCACTCTGTTCTATCGTTTGACGCGCGAGGACAAGGTGCGCATCGAGGAGATACTTGCGACCGTTCGGCTGACGGCGCGCCGTGACGATCTCGCAGCCAATCTCTCACACGGCCAGAAGCAATGGCTGGAGATCGGCATGCTGCTTGCGCAGGAACCGGAACTGCTGCTCGTTGATGAGCCGGTGGCCGGCATGACGGACGCGGAGACGGCGGAAACCGCGATCCTGTTGAAGGAGATCGCCAAAACGCGCTCCGTCGTCGTGGTCGAGCATGACATGGGTTTCATCCGTGACCTCGGTGTCAAGGTGACCTGTCTCGCGGAGGGCTCCGTGCTTGCGGAAGGTTCCATTGATTTCGTGAGCAGTGATCCGAAGGTGATCGAGAACTATCTCGGCCGATGA
- the urtE gene encoding urea ABC transporter ATP-binding subunit UrtE, protein MLTVENVSLHYGAAQALRNVSIKAEMGKITCVLGRNGVGKSSLLRAITGQHPVSAGAISFNDTPLDGMAPFRRAKQGVGYVPQGREIFPLLTVKENLETGYAPLRRADRSIPDDIFSLFPVLQTMLGRRGGDLSGGQQQQLAIGRALVSRPKILVLDEPTEGIQPSIIKDIGRAIRYLRDSTGMAILLVEQYLDFCRELADHVYIMDRGAFVHEGAAETLDTPEARRHLTV, encoded by the coding sequence ATGTTGACGGTGGAAAATGTCAGCCTTCACTATGGCGCCGCCCAGGCCTTGCGCAATGTCTCAATCAAGGCAGAGATGGGAAAAATCACCTGCGTGCTAGGGCGGAACGGCGTGGGCAAATCCAGCCTGCTCAGAGCGATAACCGGCCAGCACCCGGTGAGTGCAGGCGCTATCTCCTTCAATGATACGCCGCTCGACGGCATGGCGCCCTTCCGGCGCGCCAAGCAGGGCGTCGGCTACGTGCCGCAGGGCCGCGAGATCTTTCCTCTCCTGACGGTGAAGGAGAATTTGGAGACCGGCTATGCGCCGCTGAGGCGGGCAGACCGCTCGATTCCGGACGATATCTTCAGCCTGTTTCCGGTGCTTCAGACGATGCTCGGACGCCGCGGCGGCGATCTTTCCGGTGGCCAGCAGCAGCAACTCGCCATAGGTCGCGCGCTCGTCAGCCGCCCGAAGATCCTTGTGCTCGACGAGCCGACAGAAGGTATTCAGCCCTCGATTATCAAGGACATAGGCAGGGCGATAAGATATCTGAGGGATTCGACCGGCATGGCGATCCTGCTCGTCGAGCAATATCTCGATTTCTGCCGGGAGCTTGCTGACCATGTCTACATCATGGACCGTGGCGCCTTCGTACATGAAGGAGCGGCAGAGACGCTCGACACGCCGGAGGCACGCCGGCACCTGACCGTGTAA
- a CDS encoding sugar ABC transporter substrate-binding protein, which translates to MTSKFVSGMLTAAALAFLSTTAYAEPEIVSGPAADPDCFAPWSPETKFFKFQKKEGPYRIALANGYIANTWRIQMIQTAKAYAAQPDVAAKLKEFKVVSTGEDVPAQISAINNFIDSGYDAIVVNAQNPTAFGPVIKRAKEAGVVLVAFDNILDTEDAINVNVDQKGLGVLWANWLAKHLPEGGKILEVRGVAGTSVDTDRHNGIHETLAATGKKWDVVEVLGKWDDPTAQKATADAIAVHKKFDGITAQGGDTGVVQAMIDAGHPFVPFGGETENGFRKFCAKHAAEGLKCSSAGTGPAQVAVAIKTAIAALEGEVVPQSIKLPLAIVEDPNFKEGQDYYPDQSDNFFVGNAFPTCDINFTAQEIMGQSKENQ; encoded by the coding sequence ATGACCAGCAAATTCGTCAGCGGCATGCTCACGGCCGCTGCACTCGCATTTCTATCCACCACCGCCTACGCTGAGCCTGAAATCGTCAGTGGCCCGGCAGCAGACCCGGATTGTTTCGCGCCGTGGTCGCCCGAAACCAAATTCTTCAAGTTTCAAAAAAAGGAAGGTCCTTACCGGATCGCGCTCGCGAACGGCTATATCGCCAACACCTGGCGCATTCAGATGATCCAAACGGCCAAGGCTTATGCCGCGCAGCCGGACGTGGCGGCAAAGCTCAAGGAGTTCAAGGTGGTGTCGACCGGCGAGGACGTGCCGGCGCAGATCTCCGCAATCAACAATTTCATCGACTCTGGCTATGACGCAATCGTCGTCAACGCCCAGAACCCGACCGCCTTCGGGCCGGTTATCAAACGCGCAAAGGAAGCCGGCGTTGTTCTCGTCGCTTTCGACAACATTCTCGACACGGAGGATGCGATAAACGTCAACGTCGATCAGAAAGGCCTCGGCGTTCTCTGGGCGAACTGGCTCGCCAAGCACTTGCCGGAAGGCGGCAAGATCCTCGAAGTGCGCGGGGTCGCCGGTACTTCGGTCGACACCGATCGCCATAACGGCATTCATGAGACGTTGGCCGCCACCGGCAAGAAGTGGGATGTGGTGGAAGTGCTCGGCAAATGGGATGATCCGACGGCGCAGAAGGCGACCGCCGATGCGATTGCCGTTCACAAGAAGTTCGATGGTATCACGGCGCAGGGTGGTGACACCGGCGTCGTCCAGGCGATGATCGATGCCGGTCACCCTTTCGTGCCGTTCGGCGGCGAAACGGAAAACGGATTCCGTAAATTCTGCGCCAAGCATGCCGCGGAAGGGTTGAAGTGCTCCTCGGCCGGCACCGGCCCGGCCCAGGTGGCGGTCGCCATCAAGACGGCTATTGCCGCGCTCGAGGGCGAGGTCGTGCCGCAGTCGATCAAGCTGCCTTTGGCGATCGTCGAGGACCCGAACTTCAAGGAAGGTCAGGATTACTATCCCGACCAGTCGGACAACTTCTTCGTCGGCAATGCTTTTCCGACCTGCGACATCAATTTCACCGCCCAGGAAATCATGGGGCAGAGCAAGGAAAACCAGTAG